aaagagaaagcaCTCATTACACTCATTGCACTCATAGTGACTCCTTACAACCGAGAATATATTCCTATTTCGGCCACAATCACTCGAAAAGAAGTCAAGATCAATACAACACCCATCACTCATTCATATCCACAACCAATTCCGACCGTGGTACTGGCACGCCACGCACAAGTATGTGTTACCAAATCCGCTCAGCCTAttccattattttattattaagtAATTGACACGTGACCGAAAATATTTTTAGATCAACAAGATCATTATTtaagaataatatatataaattttttatttaaaagaagGTAAAGATTACATAATCAATAACTTGAAAATAAACGGCAAAAAATCACTTTTGATCTATAAACGTAGTTTATCACTTCTCCCATTAAATTGCatttagtttcaatttgatcaattcCATCTTCAAACTACTGCTAGCAAGTGTTGTTACTTGCCATTGATTTACCAAAGGCAGTACAATTCGATATGTCACCCTCCATCTctaacctctctctctccctccctcttcttctccttcaacaTCATCTGAGAGAATTGAACTGTGTGTTGGGGGGTCGGGTTTAGGAATTGAATTACTGTAGATATATGCATAATTACTATTGGTACTTAGTTGTCGGAGGATTGGATGGATATATAACGAGACGAGGATCTGAGATAGATTGCTCCATCTACTCTCCCACCAAACAAATAGGTCTTGTCAAAAAAGCTTTATAAAAACCCAGAACAAACCTACATCtgtcttctcttctttccttcATTCATCACCATCGATCTGTCCCTCATCTCCCTCATCCCTTCCTCTCCACCGTCAATTATATTGATTTGTTTAtctgttaattaatttatttatgctctcatctcatctttttaattaatatatgctGTCATACTATCAAATACGATCGATGAAAGGCCCTGCGGGTGGGGTGTGTATGCGTTTGCGCTGAGCTCATCATACCTGCAAACCCGCTACCTAGTGCAAGTGTGTGcaaccaacaacaaaacattTAATGAGTGAGCTGGGCTGCTGCTAGTTAGGAAGGAACAAATTGTTAAAAACAAAGGATAACTTGGCTCTCTACTTTAAAGGGAGTTACTTCttcttatagaaaaatcgCAGATGCAtactttttgtttaattttgacAGAACATGTAAAAAGGGTTAACTATTTATGCGGGGTTAGGTCGATATATAAAAGAAACCCTAGATCTTATTCATTCAATCAAGGGATCGATGTGAAATGTTGGTATGTGGTTTACATGTATAGTttgcaaagaaaatgaagtgaAGGGGGTGGGGGTGTATGTAATATGTATGGATGTGAATGTGAGCGGATAGCTAGGTTTCAGATCTgaccctctctctccctctctctctctctctctctctctctgtggatGTGGAATATAGTAAAGTAAAATAGGGGAAGCTCAAGCTTGAAGCTACTGACAGAAGAGAGTGAGCACACAAACGCAGGCAATTGTATAAAAGCATATACCTTGGTGCGGTGCGTGctcacttctctctctgtcaGCTGCTGCTGCCACCCTTGCCCTTCCATTCTTTGATCTCACTTAAATTCACAGAGAAGGGCACTGTCCACAGATGCTTTCTCATCAGCGGCCCAGGAAAAAGGCAGGAAAGTAAAGCCAGGGGCCAGGGCcccctcttctctttcaattCTCCTTCTTCCAGGTGTCTTTCTCTCCAGAACGTTTTTTTATGTCCTCATCCATATGTCCATCACACTTCTCTCTatttctgtttctctctctccatttactcaattttttattgttataaatattttctttttccatccCAGCTGACCTGATAGATAGATCATAGATATGAGTATGACACATTTCTTGCAGGATTTAGTACACGGATCATCATATATCTCCTCTATCGTCTTTTATATGGATGTATATTCTTCTCATCTCTTTCTCACTCTCACAGTTGTCTTTCTGTTTGTGATTCAAGCTTACTGGATGGATCTACGTGGCTCCTGGAGTTCACAACCAAATGTTAttttttgctattttatttatatgtaattTTTGCTACCCGTGCACAACTAGATCTTCATCCATCTATCATACACACTGTTACAtatgatttgttttttcttttcttttatgtatatgattttttatttataacaatTATTAGTATTAAATCAATTCAACATATGTTACTGAAATTATTTAATAGTAATAGTTATTATTAGTTATTTTAAGTTGTGACTGGAGTTTGAAAGCGTGACTTTTGATGGTCCTTGCTAGATCTTCTTGAGCAGTTGAAGAGGACGAATTGGGTTTTGAATATAAAATCAAGGTACGCCTTCCTTCGTCACTACTGTTCACATTATAACGGAACTtcttatctttcttcttcttcttccatgcCAGCAGCCTTTGTCTATGCACTCATGTCAtataaaactttttttttaagttaaaaACCAATATTGGATCTGTTTTTTCTTAACTACCAGTgggtactttttttttttttttttttgggagaaataCCAGTGGAGTGGGTACTTTCTTCCAAATAGAACCAAACTAAATTTTACTCATATTAAATTctgatgattttttattttcctttttgttgatttcataCCCATATGGGCCATATGTCCATTTTTCGTCTTGTTCCCAAATCGGAAACATAATCCCAGCCGTCAGTCCTCAGGGAACTGCTAAATATGGAATACAACATCTCATTCTTTCCTCATATGCCCAGATCTCAGCTTTTCTTGTGTCAGAAATTACATTTCGAAGATGGGATGAATTTCCTTATACAGGTCAGTTTATTTTcctaatttcaaatttgtttccCTTTCTCCGAAGATCTTTCCTTCGGTACCAACCAAGGTGAATGAAATGAGTAGGGCTTGTTTTTACAGGAAGAATAGGGTTTCAGTTGTCTAAACTCAAATcaggtttttaattttttttacggtattgattatgttttgaaattatatttgaCAGGaagtatttttgttgttgttttggcTTCAGGGGCAGCAGATTTATGCTTCCATTCATTTGCAGAATGTTAATCATCAAGGTAACACTTGTAATCTCCTTAATATTCATGATACTTTAGTTTATTGATTTANNNNNNNNNNNNNNNNNNNNNNNNNNNNNNNNNNNNNNNNNNNNNNNNNNNNNNNNNNNNNNNNNNNNNNNNNNNNNNNNNNNNNNNNNNNNNNNNNNNNGAGATCATTTTCCACCTAAGCTTGTTTCGATCATTTGGAATAGTCGAACAATTTTACAGAGAGTCTACTTCGAAAGCATATACCAAGGAGAAAACAATTTCACAAAGATGCATACGGTCTCATAGGCTACAGCAACACATATATGAACCAACTCCACAAAGCTTTACCACCAGGTCCATGACTAGCTTGGAATCAGAACAATGGCATTGACAACACTTCATTCTTGCAATTGCCTAGATGTCTTAGGTGGGTCAAGACCATCAAACTTATGAAGAATAGGAGATATATAAAAACTAGAGTGAGCATTCAGATtgatataataaaattttacCAGAAACATCTTGTCAGATAGACACACCTTTCTTTTCCAGTGCTTCTTATTCAAGCAAGCACAAATACACACCAAAAGACTCACAACTTTCTAACATTGTACCACCTCTGCAAGCCTTAAAACCATTATAGATCTCTCCCGCTGACTAATGAAGCACTCAGTAACTCACCAGGATGATTTCTTCTGTCTTCAGGGGCCAAGTCAAGCCTTATACCCCTGCCAAAATCGATAAAGGTTCCATTCACTTCGATTATTTTTTACAAGAGTTTCTCGTAAATCCGTTTTTCTAAGTTTTAATGTTAAAAGCAATCCTACTCCCACCCAAGTATTCCTAGTATAGTTACAACATAACAGCAAGGAGTCAAAATTAATGCATAGAATCATAGCAGTATtgtgataaaataaaagtgCAAATGTATGTAGTAATCTTAAAGCATAGACATTCCATCCATGAAAATAAGATCAGAAAGTGATACTACAGTTTTTCTTCATATGAAATCTTTAACCATCAGAAGTAAGCTTTAGGCAATTAATTCTATATCTCGCTATTGCTGAAGCCTGTACAACTACAAATCACCAAACCCAATACGAGCAACAACATTTTAAGCTAAcccatcaaaaccaaaagttTAACTACTGGTGGTAGGCTTGAAAGTGTAAGGCTGTGGAAGTGACAACGGACCTCTCCTCGAATCTTTATCATCCAAAAGCCTCTTCAGACTCTTGTTCTTGCAGTAGAGAGCATCAAAATGCTTAACCTACACCATCAAAAACCCCCGGGATtagaaacaaacaaatgaataaacccaagaaactaaaactaaaactacaTTAATTATGGtccaagaaacccaaaaaggtAAAATGGAGATTGAGACTTGACAATGAGGATTTTACCCAAGAAGCACGGCAGTGATTGACAAACTCCTCCCTCGAAGCTTTGCACTCAGCTGGGTACAACAGCCCCTTGGAAGCGATTTCAGTCTGTTTTTTGTCCGATTCTTTCTCCAAACACGCATAGAAAGCGTCTCGAGCCTTTTAAAATACACACAATTGCAGATTATAACCCCAATTTCAATCCACAGCatgcacatttacatttacaaaacaaacaaaacaaacaaaaaaataacggatagagagaaaataaaataggacCTTATAGCAAGCTTGTCTGGAACTAGAGAGTACGTCAGTGTGAATCTCATCCGGGCTTCGTGCCGCGTAAGCTTCCGTGGCCATGGCTTCGATTCGAATTCGAAAGCAAGGAAAACAAACCTCTGCTTTTGTTGAGTTGCTGTGAAATCGGTGACTGCAATGCAACAAACGGAGTGTGAAAGGGGAGTTTGCGTTTGGGTTtggttgggtttgggtttgtaTGTACGAACCAGACTGAATGGGGTTGGTCCAGTCCAACCCACCAAGTGGGCCTCTCTTATCTTTGTATATACGCCTGATTGAttgtaaattattaaaattcaactgtataaatttttctcaataatgatcaaatattgaaaatattttttttaagagagagagagagagagagagagagaggactgCCGAATGGGAGAAACTGGAAGGAATTGTTgaacaagttttttttcttggctCTTACACATCACGTGATCAAATAAGTTGTTTTAATATCAGTGTCACATTTTGGATTGGCTCCTCCGTAGCactatattatttgttttgggTCCCCCATTCttatggttttgtttctaggaactcacgagcaacttctcaGTGGGTCTAGAAGTggacatgtatatataaggcacatcaccctctctccgttggtcgatgtgggatgttacaatcaGAATTAGGGTGAAGCCAGAAGTAGGAGAGAAACTCTCATGTAACGGGGATAAcactttttgctatttttgacCAATAACGCAATGACATATAAGATAACTTTTCCACGtatcattgtgttattggcCGGGAATATCAAAATAGTGTTATCCTCGTTACATGTAAATTTTTTCGCAGAAGTAGGAGTTGGTTTTCAAAGTTAACATATTGGATCGGAATCAAGGGATTccaattcaaataataataataaaatataataaaaattattttccaatttcatttcaacaaattttggaatttcaaCATCCATTCAGATTTGGAAAACTTggaattttagaaaattacatatttcggaatttttttggaaaatgttaaaaaatagTTGAACATTTAAAACATATCCAATGGTTTGAAAGGTTAAAATTGGCTCTACAttgaaaaatcatatttaaaaactcaaacaatTATTTGTCGGAATTGATTTAGACTcgctaaaataaaaaattggaatttgTCCAAATCGAAATTTCCAATTCAACTTGCACCCATGGTCAGAAGGGATGTGACTTTAGATGTTAATGTATGAAACACCCACAACCAACCACCACTCAATGTAGATATCCAACTCTAAATCCTTATGGTATGTTTACTTATTattagaaaaaggaaagtcATGAATTCGTGAAACTTGGTAATTACGGAATAAGAAATTAGAATCACATCAACTACTCCTTCTAGTTGATATGATTCCACATTTTGAGGATATTTGATTACACATTTTACACATGGAactcatataatattttttattatttatgtataagtcaatgcatgaaaaataagaaattgaaatcattCAAACACCCATCATGATCCATGTGTTGGTATATatagaataagaaaaaaatgtaattattttgatagCCATGCCATAATTTattctgccaaaaaaaaaaaaacatataaaccagaaagagaaacaaacagaaatttgaggggaaaaaaagaaagaaaaagggaaagcaGATGAATGAAAAAGGTAAACATGGTAAATTGGGTTTAGCTAGGAAACCAGTGGAAATGGATTTCTGAGTGGTCGCCGTGCGTTAGTATTAATTTGGAATTGGTACTAGATCCTCCATCATCTGTCTTACTCTGTCTCTGTCTGTCTCTATCTCTATCTCTATCCCTATCTCTGTCTCTGTTTCTCTAGAGAGTCTCCTCCTACGTATATGGGCTGTCCACCTGTATACAATTATAGTAAAAGTAGCATTATTTCTtgtataatttaatattattacCAGTGCCGTCACTTTCCTCCTttcttttgccctttttcGCTGGCAAAAGCACAGTCGTTGGCACACCATACCCACCTGCCAAAGACCATATAAGATCATAAGACCTTCgaccaaagaaaagaagatcaTAAGATCGGCCATGAAAGACCCCTCCTGCCTAAGAAGAAGCTAtgtagcagagagagagagagagagaaagagagagcagGAAGAGGTGATGAGACAGTAGAATGACTGACAGAAGAGAGTGAGCACACTCAGGCAATTGTATAAAGCTATACCTTTGCGTGCTGCGTGCTCACTTCTCTTTCTGTCagccctccattttcattcatttttccttctcttctctgtgtctatcttcttcctccatcctctctctctctctctctctctctctctctctctctatttcgCCCATCTTATTCCCCTTCCACCTTCTTCCAGGTctactctttctttctttcaagaagATAAGATAATcgaatttcatttcatttatatGTATTATGCCTCTCTCTCGTCGTCTGtctgctttttatttatatttatttttcattcattttcccAGGCAAAGAGCCCCTCCTTCGTACCCTTGAATCAATTTAGGGTACCTCTTTATCTTTTGCAAGATGATATGATGAAGGGACTACCATACAAAAAGCGACAATGAAGGGAAAGAAAACCCACACACACCTacatatgtttattttttattttttattcttttgaggaataaaaatatattttcatgtaTTACAATAGATAACACAATAACAATATCGTGAAACATCCGGACGGTATTCGGTAcatttattataataataaacttatttgaaggaCAATTTCGAGTTCACTTtatcatattatattttaaaaatctaaACCGTTTATCTTTTATGTACTTCACTCATATGCacgtattttcttttctttccctctCACATTATAATAACTAGCCTCTCCGCATGCGCTTTCGCGCGTGCGAgaggctcttttttttattctttattttttaataaatttattttagaattaaaaaagataatgggtagttgtgttccataaaaataggattcattaactgatttttcttttaattttaatttttttaaatataaaaaagtgtgaatttaccatattatcctcatttaattaataatttcaattcttaatgtttgcattaaccaagggcaatTTCtgacattttgaatgtttcaccattctctaccttttactttatatatatatagataaatatatttaatccCAATAATTATCTTATGTACCATTATCATGATTATTATGATAAGATGTAATGATGGAGTTTGAAATTAGCGTGACTTTTGATTGTCCTTTGCTAATCAAACTTCAAACTAATGAACTAATTCCTCCTCCCTATCTACTCTATCTAATACTGTTCACATTTTAACGGAAACCCATGTTCATTGTTCATTGTTCATTGTTCATTGTTCATGCCTCACTCACGTATTATGAATAatatcaaaaatcaaaacccttcctcttcttctttcttattcttcttcCCCCACACTGTGTCTTTAGACCATGCAATGCAAGCCCATAAATgtctcataatttttttttattgaattttatcttttgtttttaaatacaagAATTGATAAATGTCAGGGCATACTTGGCTGTGATATTCTTTTCCAACGGTGCCTTCTGAAAACTGGAGAGAAACCATTATCTACGACTTCAAAAGGGTACTTTCTCAAAAACCCAGACCATAAATTCTttcgtatatatatatatatatatatttatggtAATTTTTGcgatttgattttcttcttggGGTCTAATAATTTCTTTAATGTATATTTATGGcgatttttttgttgtgtatATTTCTGGTTTTCGTCGTCTCTCAAAGCGGCGGTGGAAGCTCGGTTTGAAAAGAGGAAACATAAACCCTTGTGGTTCACTCATCAGCGCGGTGCCAAAAATGGAGAGAATTCATTGTTTCCCCATCTGGCCAGATCTCAACTTTTCTTGTGTCATTCATGACACTTTCAAAGTTGAAGAAATTTCCTTATTCAGGTCACTTCTTTATTCAATTACCAGATTTTcctggatttttattttattgcccTTTTTCGTAAGATCTTTGCTTCGGTAACAAGGTGAATATTTAGGGTTTCAGTTGTATAAGCTGGCCCAAATAGAGTTTTTGATTCTTCTTTACACTACTCCTATACATATATGTtgttggttttaatttttttttactttgatAGGAAGTACTTATTGTTGTTTTGGCTTCAAGGGCAACAGATTATTTGCTGCTTCCATTTATTTGCAGCAGGTTAATCAACAAGGTAACGGTTGTAATCTCCTTAATATTCATGATACTCTctcagtttattgatttattttctatcACTGTTGCCTTCTGTTTTTATGGCTTCGTTTAATGCtcttcttttaagttttttcgttgttttttctttttctttttctccttggtTTTTGGGGGATGGGGTGGAGAAATTTTCCTTTAGTTTGCAGCACGGCCTGGTTACTagtagatgatgatgatcactctttttttcttatagtttttgaatttttgttattatcGGAACAtgagaatttgatttggtAGTGAACTTTGAGTCATTGAAGAAGGTTTCAGAAATTGATTACGGATTAGTAATCATGACATGCCTTTTTCTCGGCTTGTTATGGATGAACATTAACCATCTCTTCTTTACCATTATATACTTGTTTCTACTCAATACTATtctacataaaataaatttgcagGTACTGTTTTTATATCTTTAAACTAATAATGTATTTAAGATGAAAGTCACAAGATCTGCTAATCTGTTTCAGAAATTGAATAATGAGATGCTCATTCAATACATGATCTTGCTGATGCAATACaagcaagaagaaaatagaaaggctttaatttttgtaacaaataaaaatgatagAATTTCGTTTTAGTTATTCTCTCTTTTGGGTTTTAGGTTGGCTGCGTTGGAAGGATGCTTTCCATGTATATGTGTTTCGTATCACAATATTGCTCTTGCTTCATATGAGTTTTCTGTCTTTGGAGTGGTCGTGGTCGATTTCACCTTTCCTCAAGGCCTATCTTAGGTTTGAGACCCACCAAAATCCCTTAAGTTACCTTGGCAGAAAGACAAAAGTTTTGGAACAAGTGGTACTCTTTCAATTGGCCTTGATTGGTTATAACTAAATGGTGGtctgatatatatttttgggttttatgaTGATGAGGAGAGTTGAGAAATTAGGAAGAGAATGGGATACATGGATTATAACCCTGAAAAGTTTAAAATTGTGTTAAACCCTAATCACAATAGACTGCTAGTTGATTGGTCTTGAATTTGGAAAAGTAGTGCATCAGTATCATTGTTTAACTTTTGACTTAGCATGCTAAACTGTTCGTGATATCATGCATCTTAGCATCTGCTTGACCTTATCTTCCGTACAGTTGTAGTAGATATTTCCATCTTTCCATCTGAATAATAATTGGCTGGCTTGcgaagaaattttttggtatccttttatatatgtatattagtTGATATTCTTCATGTTgtagaatatatatacttttattttaattatttatttatcttgaTTTGGTTGAATTACATAAAGTTCCTATTTTACTGCAGAAGCATATTATGGAAGAG
Above is a genomic segment from Prunus dulcis chromosome 7, ALMONDv2, whole genome shotgun sequence containing:
- the LOC117635220 gene encoding cytochrome c oxidase assembly factor 6-like; this translates as MATEAYAARSPDEIHTDVLSSSRQACYKARDAFYACLEKESDKKQTEIASKGLLYPAECKASREEFVNHCRASWVKHFDALYCKNKSLKRLLDDKDSRRGPLSLPQPYTFKPTTSS